cacaatgtgccaactacacattGATGaataaaacacatctggcttttgctttctgtgtgcacaaggtagactgtCAGTTTGaagtcatacttttgtcatagttctgtaaacatacagggatccaaacttatctggtattggtgtttatttacacacatcaacacaaacacaagtgtgtttttccaagtcaaaacacaaaatagcaattagCACATAATACCAACAGGAAACTGTTTGGAAACGGGGCGTTAGTTGAATTCATAACTCGCATTACCCTTGGCATAAAGCTTTTAAAATTAATtgggtggctcttaaaagagccttttGGTCAAAGTTAAGGGAGAGATCTGATCTTTAACCACCAAACCCGTACAGAGTACGTCCCTGGCGTTTCAGAGCATAAACGACGTCCATAGCGGTCACGGTCTTTCTCTTGGCGTGCTCGGTGTAGGTGACAGCATCACGGATCACATTCTCCAGGAAAACCTTCAACACCCCACGAGTTTCCTCGTAGATAAGGCCAGAAATACGCTTCACACCACCACGGCGAGCAAGGCGGCGGATAGCGGGCTTTGTGATACCCTGGATGTTATCGCGGAGAACCTTGCGGTGACGCTTTGCACCGCCCTTTCCAAGGCCTTTGCCTCCTTTACCTCTACCAGACATGGTTATATCTTCTTACGATTGGGAGTTGGACGAATCTGTAAAGAGAGTTTTCACAACTCGTACTAGTTCCCATAGAGAGGACGTTGGTGAAAACTACTAAACGCTGTCCTCCTTTTTGTGAATGGAGACTGCGCGGACTTTTAGTCGAGTACGTCACAAAAACACGCCCACCCCGACCTCACTACGAAAGAAAGTAGGAACGACATTGATACTTTGCACAACTATAATAGTTATTCAATGATTCAAAAGAACAATCGCACGTCCTAACTGCAATTCCAAACCATTTGTTTAGAATCTCCTACAGCAGGAAATATTGACCAGTTCTGCTTGTTGCAAAATAAATATCTAAAAGGGAATTTGAAACTGAAATTTCTCAATATGGTCGTCCCAGAGACCCCTCGTTACTCAGGTTCCTAAACCCAGGTGTTGCACCCATTGTTGGCGCTTTGATTCAATTTTAGATTTTGGCTCAAATCTTTTCCTAAGCCTAGCTGGCATCCTTTTAATCATAGTTTTTGTCTACACCTTCTGATCTAAAAAGGCTGAATTTTCTCCCAAAATCCAAACTTATAGAAGTTAAAGTAAAATCAACACTTTTTTTCATTAATGTTATAGTTATTGGTACGTTTTAGTTATCAATTATTGTTATTTACAAGTTAGTTAAGGTGTATTTGGCATAGGCAattcacattcataaacattcTGAGTTGGAATGATCCATGCCTATTTTAAAAGGTGAGATTCAATAGTGCACATAGTGGGCACTATATGTTCTTGGTCGAGGGGAAAAAAATGCTACCAAAAATGCGGGAACTTGAAAACAAACAACGGGGAGGAGAGTTGTGGGTGGGTTGTCTGTTTAAAAGTTAACCAATCCTACTTCGCTATTTGATGTTAAGGGGTGTGAGCTGCGACACGGTAAATAATTTCCATACAATTTGATATAAATAGAGCGAACAACCCCTGAACTTGCCATATCTTTAGACGATGCCCGAACCAGCGAAGCCAGCGCCCAAGAAGGGCTCAAAGAAAGCTGTAACTAAAACGACGGGAAAGGGAGGAAAGAAGCGCAGAAAGTCCAGGAAGGAGAGCTATGCCATCTACGTGTACAAAGTCTTGAAGCAGGTCCACCCCGACACAGGAATCTCGTCCAAGGCGATGGGCATCATGAACTCGTTCGTGAACGACATTTTCGAGCGCATTGGAGGTGAGGCCTCCCGCTTGGCTCACTACAACAAGAGGTCCACCATCACCTCCAGGGAGATCCAGACCGCAGTGCGTCTGCTTCTGCCCGGTGAGCTGGCCAAGCACGCCGTCTCCGAGGGAACCAAGGCCGTTACTAAGTACACCAGCTCCAAGTAGAGACGAATTAACAGCCCATTCCAGTCtaaaggctcttttaagagccacccaTATTCTCTTTGAAAAGAAATTTCAATGTAAACATGAATGCACTACATTCACCCACATGACATTacattagattcaactttattgtcaagaGTAGATTGTGCAGAATAAATAGACCTTACCTACACTAAGAATCTTGTATTTGCAAAATGTGTGGCTTTGTTAACCAACCGAGCCAGCAACAACACAGAGCAGACCACATCTTTAAAAAATTAAAGTTTGTAAAGTCAAGCCAAGATCAGAGCCTAAGAAAT
This window of the Alosa alosa isolate M-15738 ecotype Scorff River chromosome 7, AALO_Geno_1.1, whole genome shotgun sequence genome carries:
- the LOC125297622 gene encoding histone H4, whose product is MSGRGKGGKGLGKGGAKRHRKVLRDNIQGITKPAIRRLARRGGVKRISGLIYEETRGVLKVFLENVIRDAVTYTEHAKRKTVTAMDVVYALKRQGRTLYGFGG
- the LOC125297616 gene encoding histone H2B-like, producing the protein MPEPAKPAPKKGSKKAVTKTTGKGGKKRRKSRKESYAIYVYKVLKQVHPDTGISSKAMGIMNSFVNDIFERIGGEASRLAHYNKRSTITSREIQTAVRLLLPGELAKHAVSEGTKAVTKYTSSK